One Anabas testudineus chromosome 15, fAnaTes1.2, whole genome shotgun sequence genomic window carries:
- the cdc42ep3 gene encoding cdc42 effector protein 3 yields the protein MPAKAPIYLKPTNNKKGKKCRLRDILSPDMISPPLGDFRHTIHIGRGGERDAFGDMSFLQGKYELLPGKGDIHPQYAIQSEFLRANSTGDASFAETPSPVLKNAISLPTIGGCQALTLPLISSSVFSMPPEPLEDIMGPSVPMKPDSAEEVEILQMDALLRSLEVFSSEPASPSTDIQSKPDVLLDLLENTEKSTSKAVSKANKINKSESRYDKPKGFYINGHSNTIYKANGSLNSNTSSDSFDSFSAKGDFQSKICNGDGNLNGNYSEYGHFNNDITLGFKQEFPKCNGEWADRDSGVEEGRICDFEFEFSKEKSTSQDSLAQITGSFLSLELDLGPSILDDVLNIMDKPAAKSRP from the coding sequence ATGCCAGCAAAAGCACCCATATACCTAAAACCCACCAATAATAAGAAGGGGAAAAAGTGTCGCCTCAGAGATATTTTGTCCCCAGACATGATCAGTCCACCACTTGGAGACTTTCGTCACACCATTCACATCGGCAGAGGTGGGGAGAGAGATGCGTTTGGAGACATGTCTTTTCTCCAGGGGAAGTATGAGCTCCTACCAGGAAAGGGAGACATCCACCCTCAGTATGCCATCCAAAGTGAGTTTCTGCGAGCAAACAGTACAGGTGATGCTTCCTTTGCTGAGACACCCTCTCCTGTACTCAAGAACGCCATCTCCCTCCCAACAATTGGTGGCTGCCAGGCACTCACCTTGCCACtgatctcctcctctgtgttctcCATGCCACCAGAGCCACTGGAGGACATAATGGGGCCATCAGTTCCCATGAAACCTGACAGCGCTGAGGAGGTAGAGATCTTGCAGATGGATGCTCTGTTGCGCTCTTTGGAAGTCTTCAGCAGCGAGCCCGCGTCTCCCTCCACGGATATCCAGTCAAAGCCTGACGTCCTCTTGGAtctgctggaaaacacagagaagtcCACCTCCAAGGCAGTTTCCAAAGctaacaaaataaacaagagTGAAAGCAGATATGACAAGCCGAAAGGCTTTTATATCAATGGTCACAGCAACACTATCTACAAAGCTAATGGAAGCCTGAATAGCAACACAAGCAGCGACAGCTTTGATAGCTTTAGTGCTAAAGGGGACTTCCAGAGCAAGATCTGCAATGGTGATGGGAATCTCAATGGCAACTACAGTGAATATGGACATTTTAACAATGATATTACTCTGGGATTCAAGCAGGAGTTCCCAAAGTGCAACGGAGAGTGGGCAGACAGGGACAGTGGGGTGGAGGAAGGCCGCATCTGTGATTTTGAATTTGAGTTTTCCAAGGAGAAGAGCACATCTCAGGATTCACTTGCCCAAATCACGGGGTCATTCCTCTCCCTCGAACTCGATCTGGGCCCATCCATCCTCGATGATGTGCTCAACATAATGGATAAACCCGCAGCAAAGAGCAGGCCTTGA